A stretch of the Ostrea edulis chromosome 9, xbOstEdul1.1, whole genome shotgun sequence genome encodes the following:
- the LOC125659762 gene encoding E3 ubiquitin-protein ligase TRIM71-like yields the protein MLHPRRSAQDVLLCDACETAPLQSHCERCNINLCTNCVGKHLLDSSRKHRVIPFIEKSSTPNYPKCPSHPDKQCELYCEKCDLPVCSTCVASGQHEGHKLSEVMKKLSAKTQDLRKDLEELETRIHPRYEEIVSNVQTEKAQIETKYGKLTTAADQHGEVLHREITAIVNQRKSDIAEMKTKHLAALNKNTDEISHSITELKQIILNLKAILESNDVSLISTYKSRNAEFRKLPPKVQVTLPSLSAQKINTEQLREMFGSLSPLSINTEEQGYTMKSAEAVSSPPVKPLLDEPRVTATIDTGYSGLYGVSCVSEEQVWTHGGNETMKLLNLRGKLLTSIQTKSGDEPREITVTRDGDLVYTDDYDNTINLVKNKKIQTVITLQGWIPRGVCRTASDDLLVTMDSDDGKQSKVVRYSGSTEKQSIQFDDQGRSLYSSACYISENRNLDICVVDWDVDAVVVVNQSGKLRFRYTGHPSNTEQSFDPRGITTDSQSHILTADWDNHRIHILDQDGQFLRYIHCDLRGPLGLCVDIRDNLFVAECVTAKVKKIQYL from the coding sequence ATGCTGCACCCCCGGCGCAGTGCCCAGGACGTCCTACTGTGCGACGCCTGTGAAACTGCccccctacagagtcactgtgaacgttgtaatataaatctctgtACTAACTGTGTAGGAAAACATCTCTTGGATTCGTCTAGAAAACACCGCGTCATACCGTTCATAGAGAAAAGTTCTACTCCTAACTACCCAAAATGTCCAAGCCACCCCGACAAACAATGTGAACTTTACTGTGAGAAATGCGACCTTCCCgtctgttctacctgcgtcGCCTCTGGTCAACATGAAGGTCACAAGTTATCAGAAGTTATGAAAAAACTCAGCGCTAAAACACAGGATTTACGAAAAGATTTGGAAGAACTCGAGACCAGAATTCACCCCCGATATGAAGAAATTGTCTCCAATGTCCAAACTGAGAAAGCCCAGATAGAAACGAAGTACGGGAAACTGACCACAGCTGCCGACCAACATGGAGAAGTCTTACACCGGGAGattaccgccattgtcaaccaacGGAAATCCGACATTGCggagatgaaaactaaacatctgGCTGCcttaaataaaaacacagatgAAATCTCACACAGTATTACTGAACTCaaacaaatcattttaaatCTGAAGGCAATATTGGAATCCAATGACGTCTCCCTAATCTCTACCTACAAATCTAGGAATGCCGAGTTCAGGAAATTACCACCAAAAGTCCAAGTTACATTACCAAGTTTGTCagctcagaaaataaacacagaACAGCTCcgtgaaatgtttggttctctgtcgccattatccattaacacagaagaACAAGGCtacacaatgaagtcagcagaagctgtgtcgtctcctccagtcaaaccactgcttgatgaaccgcgcgtcaccgccactatagacactgggtatagcGGACTATACGGTGTTAGCTGTGTCAGTGAAGAACAAGTATGGACACACGGGGGTAACGAAACCATGAAGCTCCTCAACCTCCggggtaaactactgacatcaatacaaaccaagtcaggggaCGAACCGCGGGAAATaacagtgacacgggacggggatcttgtttatactgacgaTTATGATAACACTATAAACCTGGTCAAGAATAAaaagatacagaccgtgatcacactacaggggtggataCCTCGCGGTGTCTGCCGTACCGCCTCTgatgatctcctggttaccatggacAGTGATGATGgaaaacaatccaaagtcgtgcgttactccggctccacagagaaacaaagcattcagtttgatgatcagggtcgttcTCTCTATTCATCTGCTTGTTACATCAGTGAaaacaggaacctggatatctgtgtggttGACTGGGATGTTGATGCAGTAGTGGTGGttaatcagtcaggaaaactccgatttagatacactggtcatccctctaataccgagCAATCATTTGATCCAcgcggcatcactacagacagccagagtcacatcctgacagcagactgggacaatcaccgtatccacatcctagatcaggacggacagttcctccgttacattcactgtgatttacgCGGTCCAttaggtttatgtgtggacatcagagacaacctctttgtggctgagtgtgtcactgctaaagtgaagaaaatccaatatctataa
- the LOC125659753 gene encoding putative ankyrin repeat protein RF_0381 isoform X2, translating to MQNRNDKEMSPSAKNGGYITSLQTTDNKKDHHNGDDGSNVLHEACKNAKLEMCKHLIQTYPDLLHSVDNTGWNAALHAARGGNVKILQLLAEHKVDVKHKSNDGWNILHTACVNSNLEMSRYITQEYPDLLHSADNDGWNAALHAARGGNTEILKLLAENKVDLKHKNNNGWNILHVACLTSNLEMSRHVIRTYPDLLHSVENNGWNAALYAAGGGNVEILQLLADNAVDVTHKNNEGWNILHVACGTSNLKMSRYITQQYSDLLHSVDNTGWNAALHAVRGGNFEVLQCLADNEIDVRHKDKNGWNILHVACRTSNLEMSRHVIKTYPDLLHSVSNDHWNAALHAACGGNVRILQLLAGNEIDVKQKCIKGWNILHVACRTSNVEMSRYVIHTYPELLHNVCNVGWNAALHAAEGGNVEILELLAKKEVVVTHRDKSGWNILHVACGTSNLKMSRYITQQYPDLLHSVDNTGWNAALHAARGGNVEILQLLADKEADINHKDNNGWNILHVACETSNFEMSRYIIKTYRYLLHSVDNTGWNAALHAAVRGNVEMLQHLVDNGVDVKHKNNEGWNIIHVACGTSNVKMSRYIIKTFPELLNGASNVGWNAALHAARGGNVEILQLLANNKVDVKHKNNEGCNILHVACRTSNVEMSRYIIKTYPDLLYSVDNTGWNVALYAAGGGNVEILQLLPNNEVDVTHKNNEGWNILHVACGTSNLKMSRYIIQQYPDLLHSVDNTGWNAALHAARGGNVKILQLLAGNEINVRQESNYGWNILHVACLNSNLDMCRYIIQIYPDLLHSVANSDQNTAVFAARGGNVKILQLLDDHGVKISAEN from the coding sequence AAAATGGAGGATATATCACGTCTCTACAAACAACTGATAACAAAAAGGACCACCATAATGGAGATGATGGGTCTAATGTATTACATGAAGCCTGCAAGAATGCGAAGCTAGAAATGTGTAAACATCTTATCCAAACATACCCTGATcttctacacagtgtagataataCAGGATGGAACGCTGCCCTACACGCCGCTCGAGGTGGAAAcgttaaaattttacaattactGGCAGAACATaaagtagacgtcaaacataaaagTAACGACGGCTGGAATATTCTTCACACGGCATGTGTAAACTCTAACTTAGAAATGAGTCGTTACATCACCCAAGAATACCCTGATCTTCTACACAGTGCAGATAATGATGGATGGAACGCTGCTCTACACGCTGCTCGAGGGGGaaatactgaaattttaaaactaCTGGCAGAAAATAAAGTAGACCTCAAACATAAAAATAACAATGGCTGGAACATTCTTCATGTGGCATGTTTAACGTCTAACCTAGAAATGAGTCGCCATGTCATCCGAACATACCCCGATCTTCTACACAGTGTAGAGAATAATGGATGGAATGCTGCCCTATACGCCGCTGGAGGAggaaatgttgaaattttacAACTGCTGGCAGATAATGCAGTAGACGTCACACATAAGAACAATGAAGGGTGGAACATTCTTCACGTTGCATGTGGAACCTCTAACTTGAAAATGAGCCGTTACATCACCCAACAATACTCTGATcttctacacagtgtagataaCACAGGATGGAACGCTGCCCTACACGCTGTTCGAGGAGGAAACTTTGAAGTTCTTCAATGTTTAGCAGATAATGAAATAGACGTCAGACATAAAGACAAAAACGGATGGAACATTCTTCACGTGGCATGTCGAACCTCTAACCTAGAAATGAGTCGCCACGTCATCAAAACGTACCCTGACCTTCTTCACAGTGTCAGTAATGATCAttggaatgctgctctacatGCTGCTTGTGGAGGAAACGTTAgaattctacaactactggcagGAAATGAAATAGATGTTAAACAAAAATGCATTAAAGGCTGGAACATTCTACACGTAGCATGTAGAACCTCTAACGTTGAAATGAGCCGTTATGTCATCCATACATACCCTGAGCTGCTACATAATGTATGTAATGttggatggaatgctgctctacacgccGCGGAGGGAggaaatgttgaaattttagAATTACTGGCAAAAAAGGAAGTAGTCGTCACACATAGGGACAAAAGTggctggaacattcttcacgtGGCATGTGGAACCTCCAACTTGAAAATGAGCCGTTACATCACCCAACAATACCCTGATcttctacacagtgtagataaCACAGGATGGAACGCTGCCCTACACGCCGCTCGAGGTGGAAACGTTGAAATTCTACAATTACTGGCAGATAAGGAAGCAGATATCAATCATAAAGACAATAACggctggaacattcttcacgtGGCATGTGAAACCTCTAACTTCGAaatgagtcgttatatcatcAAAACATACCGTTATcttctacacagtgtagataaCACAGGATGGAATGCTGCCCTACACGCTGCTGTTAGAGGAAATGTTGAAATGCTACAACATTTGGTAGACAATGGTGTAGACgttaaacataaaaacaatgaagGCTGGAACATTATTCACGTGGCATGTGGAACCTCTAATGTAAAaatgagtcgttatatcatcAAAACATTCCCTGAGCTTCTCAACGGTGCCAGTAATGttggatggaatgctgctctacatGCCGCTCGTGGGGGAAACGTTgaaattctacaactactggcaAATAATaaagtagacgtcaaacataaaaacaatgaagGCTGCAACATTCTTCATGTGGCATGCCGAACCTCTAACGTAGAaatgagtcgttatatcatcAAAACATACCCTGATCTTCTATACAGTGTAGATAATACAGGATGGAATGTTGCCCTATACGCCGCTGGAGGAggaaatgttgaaattttacAACTACTGCCAaataatgaagtagacgtcacacataaaaacaatgaaGGGTGGAACATTCTTCACGTTGCATGTGGAACCTCTAACTTGAAAATGAGCCGTTACATCATCCAACAATACCCTGATcttctacacagtgtagataaCACAGGATGGAACGCTGCCCTACACGCCGCTCGAGGTGGAAAcgttaaaattttacaattactGGCAGGTAATGAAATAAACGTCAGACAAGAAAGCAATTACGGCTGGAACATTCTCCATGTGGCATGTTTAAACTCAAACCTAGATATGTgtcgttatatcatccaaaTATACCCTGATCTTCTACACAGTGTGGCTAATAGTGATCAGAATACTGCAGTTTTTGCCGCTCGAggaggaaatgttaagattctACAACTACTGGACGATCATGGTGTTAAAATATCAGCAGAAAATTAG